A genomic region of Dehalococcoidia bacterium contains the following coding sequences:
- a CDS encoding cbb3-type cytochrome c oxidase subunit I has protein sequence MAVLSTLRPIGKGLVFAAIGYLIGAGLGIGLSALSGHADPGEPAIALGYLFALPGWLMGVGMWDQWACEWFGLKARASTARGWQRYFAFNTDHKVVGVQYTVTFIVVMLLAGGLSMLMRWELMAPGRNIMGPIEFATTMSLHGIMMVAVAVAAIIGGFANFTVPLLIGAEDVAFPRLNALSYWIVPPVAVMLLLAPLFGGFDSGWTAYPPLSVVNATGQLFFLLAFLTFGFSSILGGLNFITTIVTLRAPGMTWGRLPVFVWSILAASLISLTATQFVAYGLIMIILERVAGMAFFDAARGGAPLLYQHVFWFYSHPAVYIMILPAFGVALEVLSHFSRKPVFAYKWVVIAFLSIVGLSFLVWAHHLYVSGMPNFLHIPFMVSTELISIPTGVVFLAALGTIWQGKLWLKTPMLFALGFVFNFLIGGITGIYLADVPTDIQLQNTYFVVAHFHYTIMGGEIFGLMAGLYYWFPKITGRMYNEKLGKLHFWWMLIAYNLTFIPMFAVGLKGMNRRVFDYPASMADLNMFISVASFLLGASFLVMVFNLVRAWVRGPAAGDNPWRATTLEWQTSSPPPLENFPRQPVVTGNQYNYGVPNAASAPNAVQTPASDQNH, from the coding sequence ATGGCCGTTCTCTCCACTCTGAGACCGATAGGTAAGGGCCTTGTCTTCGCCGCCATCGGCTATCTGATAGGCGCGGGCCTCGGTATCGGGCTGTCCGCCCTCTCGGGGCACGCGGACCCCGGCGAGCCCGCCATCGCGCTGGGATACCTCTTCGCCCTGCCGGGCTGGCTAATGGGCGTCGGCATGTGGGACCAGTGGGCGTGCGAGTGGTTCGGCTTGAAGGCCAGGGCCAGCACGGCCAGGGGATGGCAACGGTACTTCGCCTTCAACACCGACCACAAAGTGGTGGGCGTCCAGTACACCGTCACGTTCATCGTCGTGATGCTTCTGGCCGGTGGCCTGTCCATGCTCATGCGGTGGGAACTCATGGCGCCGGGCCGCAACATCATGGGGCCCATCGAGTTCGCCACCACCATGAGCCTGCACGGCATCATGATGGTGGCCGTGGCCGTGGCCGCCATCATCGGCGGCTTCGCCAACTTCACCGTGCCGCTGCTCATCGGCGCCGAGGACGTGGCCTTCCCCCGCCTCAACGCACTGAGCTACTGGATTGTCCCCCCGGTCGCCGTGATGCTGCTTCTGGCGCCCCTGTTCGGGGGATTCGACTCCGGCTGGACGGCCTACCCTCCCCTGTCAGTCGTGAACGCCACCGGACAGCTCTTCTTCCTGCTGGCGTTCCTCACGTTCGGCTTCTCCTCCATCCTCGGGGGCCTGAACTTCATCACCACTATCGTGACCCTCCGTGCGCCCGGCATGACCTGGGGCCGTCTCCCCGTCTTCGTCTGGTCTATCCTCGCCGCCTCGCTGATCAGCCTGACGGCCACCCAGTTCGTCGCCTACGGTCTCATCATGATCATCCTTGAGCGCGTGGCGGGCATGGCGTTTTTTGACGCCGCGCGAGGTGGAGCGCCCCTGCTATACCAGCATGTCTTCTGGTTTTACTCCCACCCTGCTGTTTACATCATGATCCTTCCTGCCTTCGGCGTTGCGCTGGAGGTGCTGTCCCACTTCTCCCGCAAACCGGTCTTCGCGTACAAGTGGGTGGTCATCGCGTTCCTGAGCATCGTGGGTTTGAGCTTCTTGGTGTGGGCACACCACCTGTACGTCAGCGGCATGCCGAATTTTCTGCACATCCCGTTCATGGTGAGCACGGAGTTGATTTCCATCCCGACGGGCGTCGTGTTCCTGGCCGCCCTCGGGACCATCTGGCAGGGCAAGCTGTGGCTCAAGACCCCCATGCTGTTCGCCCTCGGCTTCGTGTTCAACTTTCTCATCGGCGGCATCACCGGCATCTACCTGGCGGACGTCCCCACGGACATTCAGCTCCAGAACACCTACTTCGTCGTCGCCCACTTCCACTACACCATCATGGGCGGCGAGATCTTCGGACTCATGGCCGGACTCTACTACTGGTTCCCCAAAATCACCGGGCGCATGTACAATGAGAAGCTGGGCAAGCTCCACTTCTGGTGGATGCTCATCGCCTACAACCTTACGTTCATCCCCATGTTCGCGGTCGGGCTGAAGGGCATGAACCGCCGCGTGTTCGACTACCCCGCCAGCATGGCCGACCTCAACATGTTCATCAGCGTCGCCTCCTTCCTCTTGGGCGCCAGCTTCCTGGTCATGGTCTTCAATCTCGTGCGCGCCTGGGTCCGCGGCCCGGCGGCGGGCGACAATCCGTGGCGCGCCACCACCCTGGAGTGGCAGACCTCTTCTCCACCGCCACTGGAGAACTTTCCGCGC
- the coxB gene encoding cytochrome c oxidase subunit II — MRRDILIVATLWTILTALGLLLVNSVEFFPQAAAREAKVADDAFRTLTLLAVPVFMFVAVTLLYSIFRFRSKGEPTTGGPQVHTNKTVVATWLIITSALTVLVIIHPGITGMMEIFADAAEKPDLVVQVEGYSFGWQVTYPSDGNATTGKEMVLPINKHVRFDITARDVLHGFWVPAFRVKIDAVPGLVTQAYATPNRIGSTNTDDTIRLQCTQLCGAGHGLMSIPVRIVEQKDFEAWVAQQQKKQ; from the coding sequence GTGAGGCGCGATATCCTGATAGTCGCTACCCTGTGGACCATTCTCACGGCGCTTGGACTCCTGCTTGTCAATTCGGTCGAATTCTTCCCTCAGGCCGCCGCTCGCGAGGCCAAGGTCGCGGACGACGCGTTCCGGACTCTGACTCTCCTGGCCGTCCCCGTTTTCATGTTCGTAGCGGTGACGCTGCTCTACAGCATCTTCCGGTTCCGCAGCAAGGGCGAGCCGACCACGGGCGGGCCCCAGGTGCACACGAACAAGACCGTCGTGGCCACGTGGCTCATCATCACGAGCGCCCTGACTGTGCTGGTGATCATCCACCCGGGCATCACCGGCATGATGGAGATCTTTGCCGACGCCGCGGAAAAGCCCGACCTGGTCGTCCAAGTGGAGGGCTATAGCTTCGGTTGGCAGGTCACGTACCCCTCCGACGGCAACGCGACGACGGGCAAGGAGATGGTGCTTCCCATCAATAAGCACGTCCGCTTTGATATCACCGCGAGAGACGTCCTCCACGGGTTCTGGGTTCCCGCCTTCCGTGTGAAGATTGACGCCGTACCCGGTCTGGTCACGCAGGCTTACGCCACTCCCAACCGGATAGGCTCCACCAACACGGATGACACCATTCGGCTTCAGTGCACCCAGCTGTGCGGCGCCGGGCACGGCCTGATGAGCATCCCCGTCCGCATCGTCGAACAGAAAGACTTCGAGGCGTGGGTCGCGCAGCAGCAGAAAAAGCAGTAG
- a CDS encoding LuxR C-terminal-related transcriptional regulator yields MPRKSKASPNDANWEGLVTHDGMFVVDSRQRILYWSDNAERILGRKAAEVLGKPCHEVVAGQAPQNYRFCRRNCPIMAKARRGRPTPDYDILCTLPDGEVKWLNMSVAIPKTGRNTLQVIHLFRDVTGHRHTEEFARKASAALRELLVAGDGHLKEHADDSAPPLPQLSRREIEVLRLLASGTTTEKIASTLSIQIVTTRNYINRVLTKLGVQNRLQAVVFASEHKLI; encoded by the coding sequence ATGCCACGCAAATCGAAGGCGTCGCCGAACGACGCAAACTGGGAAGGCCTCGTCACCCACGACGGCATGTTCGTCGTGGACTCCCGTCAGCGCATCCTGTACTGGAGCGACAACGCCGAGCGCATCCTGGGCCGCAAAGCGGCGGAGGTGCTCGGCAAGCCGTGTCACGAGGTGGTGGCGGGCCAGGCCCCACAGAACTACCGCTTCTGCAGGCGCAACTGCCCGATAATGGCGAAGGCGCGGCGCGGCCGCCCTACGCCTGACTACGACATCCTCTGCACCCTGCCCGACGGCGAGGTGAAGTGGCTCAATATGAGCGTGGCTATCCCGAAGACAGGAAGGAACACGCTCCAGGTCATTCACCTGTTCCGGGACGTGACCGGACACCGCCACACCGAAGAGTTCGCCCGCAAGGCCAGCGCGGCCCTTCGGGAGTTGCTGGTCGCGGGCGACGGGCATCTCAAGGAGCACGCGGACGATTCCGCGCCACCGCTTCCCCAACTCTCGCGCCGCGAGATAGAGGTGCTTCGGCTTCTCGCTTCAGGCACGACCACGGAAAAGATAGCCAGCACCCTGTCCATACAGATCGTCACCACCCGCAACTACATCAACAGGGTGCTTACCAAGCTGGGCGTGCAGAACCGGCTACAGGCCGTGGTCTTCGCCTCTGAACACAAACTGATCTAG